A stretch of DNA from Sander lucioperca isolate FBNREF2018 chromosome 8, SLUC_FBN_1.2, whole genome shotgun sequence:
TACACTTCATATGTTCATTTCAAACCACTTTTTTAAGAAGGTCTTGAAAGATATCTGTCACGTTTGACTGGATTTACAGAGCAGTTTGAAGCTGTACCAGCATCCAAATTGACGGTAGCTGTTATTTCTCTCCAGTGTAAATGTGTTCAACTCAGACTGTactcacatctctctctctgttccaaCTGCACTAGCAGACAGAACAGAGTAACATGGTGATATTGGCCTTTGGTAAAAACTGAAATATTAGCAGTCATtatcatctttctctctctttctgcgtGATGTGATGGAACTTTCTTCATGAGCAAACTAAGCTAGCCAAAGTGATTTACATTGTATTTTTGAACAGAGAAGTAAAAGATTATCTTTAATGGGCTTTCATTGGAAGGTTTTTGTGTGTATTATAATCTACATGTCCGTGGTGTTAATGTTCAGAGACACTTCCACCTTTAAGAACCCACTTCAAATccaatgtaaatatattattGCAGCTTATGCCAACACATAGCAGCTGTttcaatttcaaaatgtaatataATCGCTTTCAAAACCCCATATTAGTCAAACTAGTCTTAGCTAGTCtgaactgtatttaaagctgaccTGTACTCAGATCAGATCCGAGTAAACGCACTAATCTTTTGTTCTCCGGTCAGATTGTAACCACATTTGTCTCCATCAGTATCATCTGGACTGTCCCTGGgtcagcccaccaagcgctccCATATGCATCTGTCCACATCCTCCTTCGGCAACGCCCCCCCCGGCCTACATTACCCAGTCACCCCCTGTCactacagcaaccagcaggccACCTACGGCATGATGGCAGGTGAGTGGTGGTGATGGTATTTGTGACAACTATTGCAAGGCTGTAATGAATAGTCAGTCAAAAGACAATTAATCATTGAAAATTCTGATAGTCAAATAAgcctttatacatttatttatcgAGCAAATGGTGATTAATCAATGATAAAATGATTATTGTGCAGACAAAAATAAaggattctctctctctctctctctctctctctctctgtagctcAGGAGATGCTTTCTGCCAGTATTTCTCAGACTCGTATCCTGCAGACATGTGGTGTCCCTCACCCCAACATGGTAGGCAGTGCAAACCCATTGCAAGGTAATGATCAcacgcatgcacagacacacacacacacacacacacacacacacacacacacacacacacacacacacacacacacacacacacacaataattcCCACTCCTGCCCTGcagttaaatacagtaaatttaGCAGACACTTTGTCAATCCCCATACATTTGCTACCAGTTAAAATCAAGTTCAGACTTGATTACTTCACCTAATGATtgttaaacttaactgtcaaaGATGTCTTGCCACTTTCTCCCGATTGTGCAGAGAGAGCAGAAACATAAATGTAGAAGTGGATATGTGAAAATTTATACGGGAAATGGTTTTCATGCCACAAGATGCTTGTATCAAATTCAAGTCAGTCATCAGCCTTTTTATACCtgccaaaaaatatttttgacagTCAACATTTAGCACCAAATGGATTGAACAAGGaatgtgttttttgtaattaacaacagttaaaaaaaattaaaaaaagaccccccccccacacacacacacacacacacacacacacacacacttatattgATATTATAGCCTTTCTAATATTTCATATTAAAGGTAACATGCCAGACCAATTATTGATACTGCCAACCTAACTTGGTTGTATTGAATGGTTAAGTCCCTGAAAACATATGCTCTCAATCCGCTTCTTACTACGAGTGATGTGGTCCTAAATttcaattttaacattttctggCAAAGTTAAAACAGTTTTGGATATTTGGAAGAGagatttctgtgtttctgtttttgtcttggCTCTTCTGGGTATGCCACATACCTCTAAGCACCAATCAGGAATGGAAATGTGATGTGATGCTCATGTTGCCAGGCTGCTGtcaatcaaatctgatcaaaTCCCAACAAACAAGGACAAAGGATGCATGCACTAACTTTGATTGttgcttatttatttttaaaaaaaatttcaggGGCTTTAACTCAGACCTTCACATTTTGCACCAAATCATAATTTCTCAGGACAAATATAATTACTGCAATGCGCCAGTTTGGATTTTGCCTTTCAAAAGACATAAATATGCAAGTAAAATTACGATAACAGCATTGTCCCTTCTTCTCTGAAATCACTTTAAAGTAGTAATTATTACTGTACACATACTAGAAAGACATAAATATCCTTCCAATGTCTGGAGTAGATAAAATCAGATTAATGTCTTGGTTAAACAAAATCTATAGTACAATTGTGTTTAATATAACCAAGTGGGTGATATTATAGACCAAAAAGAATATGAGGTAAATGTAACCCTGCTGGCACAGAACAATTAACATTTCCAGAGGAAATTAGATTGCTGCTTGTCTTTTAACAGACAAGATTTATAGGATTTTAACTACTGGAGTAGAGACCCGGTGACATCGATCCACTCCTGTAAAGGGTCTAATAAAATTGTATGTTCCACAGTGGTCAACAACAGCACTCAGCAGAGGGATATTTGAGAGGAAAGGGCAGAAACAGAGTTAATAGCATTACACAAAAGTCTGTAATTATGGGAACTGGATGAGACAAGGTCACAGAAGAAACTGGCCCTTTAATTTATcatttttaaagctgcactaatctaTTTCTTCATAATGGCTCAAATGACTaagtgtaatgtgaaaggtgtcACTTCATGAACCCACAGGGAGTTATCAACTCTGGAGTTCCTCTCAGCTATATGGAGCTTTTTAGCGTCCTTTATCTCATCCACCTTGTTTTCAGCAGGCAACTGTTAAACCCACTGTACGCTTCCTGTCCAGCACAAAATAGCACACACATTTCCTAGCTAAAGAGCCAGTCAGATATTTTCATCAGTTGTTGgtgaagaccaaaacagagctaaaactaAAGTTTAAtatggacttacattcatcaccAAAACACGACCCCAAACAAATGCTCCCTATCTGCTGGACGTGTAACTGGACAACTGCTTGCTAAGACTTCTTTATAGGCTGATAGAAAAAGGTCAgtgctgtgttttcagcttGTTCAGTGGGcaaaaacatgtattaatgACAACAGTATGGAGTTATTGTGCTTGCCAGTTGGTTTGCTTTCTAACTTTGCTCAGCATGAAGCTGCTGATGCTGCCACACTCTTAGGATGGTGCACATGTATAGCTGCTGGAGGGTTCAGGGCAAAGACATGCCCTGAACCCACACGTGTTTTTATGGGGCTTACTGTCCAGTCTGACATCTGACAATTAAGCTCTATGGAAAAGGCTTTGAGAACTATATAGGCAACTGTCTCTAGATATTACCTCAGAGAGATTATAAAAGTGTGAGTCCAACCTCTCCGTGACACCTTGGGTATAAGAGAAAATCACTGATGCATACAGTTTTAGTGCAAAATCTGCCACGTTGCTCTCCAGCTGGTGTATAGAGCCGAACAATTTAGCAGGTCAATGACACTCCACTTTtggaaacacaaacattttgtaaaTGGGGTTTGGGGGCTGTTAGTGCATTTAATATTTCCTGCCAGTGTATTCCTCTAGAGAGACTCCAAAATGACTCAAACACTGCTGTTGGTAGGCAATATTTAGCAGTCCGAGTTTCAGATGAAGCTTTTATGGCAACGTTGTTATctcaacaaaatacaaaatattacaaacCGTATGGCACTATACAAACTCAACAATAGGTCAGCtacaatacaacaacacaaactacAGCCTTCATAAAGttaaaaactgaacattatagtTCAGGTAGGATTTGTTGCGGGGGTGTTGTGTTAGACTATTAGTTTCAGCCAGGTGTACATGATAAACTGGCAGCATATGGTCACCACACTGCAACCTCCTGTCTTGTATCTCCCGTATCACTGGATCTGTAACATCAGTTGTATGATATATGGTTGTATGACAGGGTTAGCGCTGCACTACAATCCCCCTGACACAAGAGGGGAGTGTTGCATTGCTCATTGTAGGTACAGTTTCAGCAACTTGGGATAGTTCAGAGTGGATTGAAGCCAACATTTGGTTACCATCAGACTATAAATCACAATTGCCTATGATTGTATTGCCTATTGTCTGTTCCTACAGTAGTAAAATTAATCAATGCAGTTGGTGCACTGAGAAGCATCACATTCCAAATTACAATTAGTCATCCACCCATCTGTTACTCTGGCAGTAATCTGCCATTAATACTAACAACAGGAAGAAACCAGAAATTGGCAGCCACAAGCTCCACTGCAGCTAACCAATAAATAATAACAACCACTTGTAGAAATAATGGAGCCTAATCTTGAATGTTAATATTAGGGTTATAGTGCCGTGTTAAAAGTATGACAAACCTGTTTGAAAAGGTTGTGCAatgtgcttttttcttcttgtttctACTGAATAGAGACCTTTTAAAACAAAGAAGTGAACTCAGAGTTGTGTGGCACTGAACACTAAAGCCAGAGATAATACctgcaaaaaaatgtgaatgGGTAAATGTTAATTTAAATTACAGGTAAAAAGCAGAGTAGAATATCTAgaatatattatgttgaaaataaTTCAAATAATTTGATTATTAAATTAAGTATTTATCAGTGAATGGAGCTGCCTCAGGTGTGTGGTCTACATTAGGTTTTTGTAAGTGGTTTTCTCATTTACAAAATTATGGGGCAAAAGATCTCAATAGGCATACCCCTTAGTTTCAGGACAGGGTGGAAATTGTCacatttattgaaaaaaatatattaaattgtGGTTATTGTAAAATTCTGACAATACAAAAACATTAGCTGTGCTGTGGAAATAAATGCTGTCAGGATACAGGTGGGAATAGGAGCCATGCTGCTTTCGGCATCCCTCTGACAGTCTGAGGGTCAAccttgatctctctctctctctctctctctctctctctctctctctctctctctctctctctctctctctctctctctctctctctctctctctctctctctctctctctctctctctctctctctctctagggtCTCTTACTCCTTGCTTGTACAAGTTTCCAGACCATGGTCTAAGTAGTGGTTCGTGTGCACTAAGTCATGGTTTCTCCTCACTGCCACCGGCCCTCCTCTCCACTGATGAGGCTCCTGGGGGCCCGAGTATTGGAGAGATGAAAACTGACGGCCAGAGGAAGAGCATGCGGGACCCAGAAGATGTCCCTGCCATGGACTCCCCGCAGATACGAGAGCTGGAAATGTTTGCCAATGACTTCAAAATACGGAGGATCAAACTTGGTGAGTATTATCACTAACATGATGTTGATGAAAATGACCCACTATCCACTAACTGCACCAATTAgagacattaccacaaatgtttctgttgtgtgtttgtgctcgCCTTGCTGCTTCTCTGCTCGTGGTTATTCTATGAAGTATTTCTGTTTCATTGTGACTTCTAGGCTACACACAGACTAATGTAGGCGAGGCTCTTGCAGCAGTGCACGGCTCAGAGTTCAGCCAGACCACAATCTGCCGCTTTGAAAATCTACAGTTGAGCTTCAAGAACGCCTGCAAACTCAAGGCCATCCTGGCTAAATGGCTTGATGAAGCTGAGCTGGCTGGtggtgagtcacacacacacacacacacacacacacacacacacacacacacacatccactctACTCCATCGACCCCAAATTAGAGCATTTGTTCGTATAATCTTTACCGTGATGTCTACTCTATGAGCTAAAATGTGTATCGAAGTTGTAAGTGCTCTTTTGAGTCAGTGTGATAGAATCTGCTGGTAAGAAAATCATATGCATTGTATTATAGACATGACACCTTGCATGATTATGAAGATCTAACACTGGCTTGTACATTGTCTaggacagtggttcccaaccttctTGCCTTATGacccctttaaaaaaagaaccaaTAACCAATATCTACATGATGCATACACCTGTGAGCTGTGAGCAGAGTGATTTTCTCTTATCTGTAACAACAGTAACAGCATATTTGTTTTCCTTCCTGCAGCATTGTACAATGATAAAATAGGAATGAATGAGCGGAAGAGGAAAAGGAGAACAACTATCAGGTATTAACTATGAGGAGCAAAGATGCAATGCATACCATATAATGATGTTTTAGTGTCATAGAGTTTatcttctcctctctttcccttATTCCCCACTGCAGCTTGGGAGCTAAGGAGGCTCTGGAGCACAGCTTTGTGGAAAAGAGTAAGCCATCCTCCCAGGAAATAGCCCGGATAGCTAAAGGCCTCCATTTGGAGAAGGAGGTGGTCAGAGTCTGGTTCTGCAACAGACGCCAAAGAGAGAAACGGGTCAAAACCAGCCTCAACCTCAGCTCCTGTTTGAGCAAACTCAGCCCACACTGCATTGTACAGATGAGTAAAACACAAAGACCAATGACATAGTTGAAGATTCAGCTAGTGTCGCTCACCTCGAGTCTGATGGAGCCTCCTTCGTGACCACAGCCAGTGAAAATGGATTATTTCTAAATCAGGGAACACCCAATGATAAAAACTGCCCTCACACTGCATTAAGCAGCTGCTGACGCACTTGAAACTATTTCATTGCTATAACAATGACATGATAATTTATATTCTGTGAAGGTCAGcctgacaaaaaaacaactgagaACAATCCAACTCTAAGAAAACATGCGTCATTGTCAGTTTGTAACTTGACTCcaaagtgacaaatgttttgATCTAAAGAGACATCCCTTATTGCAATCTGCTGCAGTTTTCTTAATGCCATTTTACCAGAAATATGTCTTTACAGTATTTTAATCTCCACGTCCCAGAAAAATCCACTATAAAAAAAGTATATGAATGCCAAATAGCAGCTCagtaagttttttttgttgttattggaAGTTGATACTGTGAAGATAAAAGGCTTTCATTAACCACATATGATCTGCTGGTTTGACGCTGCAGCGACCATGACCTGACATTTAGATCTTCACTGTGCCTTGTTTGCTATATGCATGCTGAAAGTATATTAGTTACACAAATCAAATATAATGTAATCTACCAGCACCAGAGTGCAGGTGAGCACTCGTTTAGATCAGCCCTGTGCCTTTCTAAAAACAGATGTTGGCTCCActttcattcctttttttaagaGAGAAGGGAAACTTTGTTGTCGatgaaatgttttacatttgtctGCATTTAACTGCaggactttttgttttgtagttgtttgtgtatttgtgattAGAGATGATGCTCTCTCATTAATTAACTGTCTTAtgaacattttttgttttatttaaattaatataGCTATgctcaaaaaaagtaatatatttAAAGTTTCACAACAtcctatttatttttatatatatatacagtgaggaaaataagtatttgaacaccctgctattttgcaagttctcccacttagaaatcatggaggggtctgaaattgtcatcgtaggtgcatgtccactgtgagagacataatctaaaaaaaaaaatccagaaatcacaatgtatgattttttaactatttatttgtatgatacagctgcaaataagtatttgaacacctgagaaaatcaatgttaatatttggtacagtagcctttgtttgcaattacagagg
This window harbors:
- the pou1f1 gene encoding pituitary-specific positive transcription factor 1; translated protein: MACQAFSGDSFTPLSGDSPLPILMHHASPGDCLPASSHAHSMVSAVSSGLSLGQPTKRSHMHLSTSSFGNAPPGLHYPVTPCHYSNQQATYGMMAAQEMLSASISQTRILQTCGVPHPNMVGSANPLQGSLTPCLYKFPDHGLSSGSCALSHGFSSLPPALLSTDEAPGGPSIGEMKTDGQRKSMRDPEDVPAMDSPQIRELEMFANDFKIRRIKLGYTQTNVGEALAAVHGSEFSQTTICRFENLQLSFKNACKLKAILAKWLDEAELAGALYNDKIGMNERKRKRRTTISLGAKEALEHSFVEKSKPSSQEIARIAKGLHLEKEVVRVWFCNRRQREKRVKTSLNLSSCLSKLSPHCIVQMSKTQRPMT